From one Marinobacter sp. LV10MA510-1 genomic stretch:
- a CDS encoding pilin, producing MKNQQSGFTLIELIMVIVILGILAAVALPKFADFSGEARFASLNGALGAVRSASAIVHSAALVNDETGEKGSVTLEGQPIELAYGYATKDSIMDAAQLSSEFTTNDPSGTVKLGACNFTYKEAAEGGAAEISDVKDAVDDKRC from the coding sequence ATGAAAAATCAACAAAGCGGTTTCACCCTGATCGAGCTGATTATGGTGATTGTCATACTCGGGATTTTGGCGGCCGTGGCCTTGCCTAAATTTGCCGATTTCAGCGGTGAAGCCAGGTTTGCCAGCTTGAACGGCGCACTGGGCGCGGTGCGCTCGGCGAGTGCGATAGTCCATTCAGCCGCGCTGGTGAATGACGAGACGGGTGAGAAAGGGTCAGTGACCCTGGAAGGTCAGCCAATTGAGCTGGCATATGGCTATGCCACTAAGGACTCGATCATGGATGCAGCCCAGTTGAGCAGTGAGTTTACTACCAACGACCCATCGGGCACTGTCAAGCTGGGCGCCTGCAACTTTACCTACAAAGAGGCGGCCGAAGGCGGCGCCGCAGAGATCAGTGATGTTAAGGACGCTGTCGACGACAAACGCTGCTAA
- a CDS encoding type II secretion system protein, with protein MMKKTKGFTLIELVVVIAILGILAAVALPRFMNATKDAHEAAVRGAGGALASAVLLVRAQWEVNRSKGSATGAVAGFGEDNVFVNTQGWPTGTSTTASCTDVWNAILQSSAPVVAAAAATGVDYVASSDAAGCLYTYQLDGLNDSILYNAANGTVTTTFTR; from the coding sequence ATGATGAAAAAAACCAAAGGTTTTACCCTGATCGAACTGGTGGTGGTGATCGCCATTCTCGGCATTCTTGCCGCGGTGGCGCTGCCACGCTTTATGAATGCGACCAAGGATGCTCATGAAGCCGCGGTCAGAGGCGCCGGTGGTGCCTTGGCTTCCGCGGTGTTGCTGGTGCGTGCGCAATGGGAGGTCAATCGCAGCAAGGGTTCCGCTACCGGTGCAGTTGCAGGTTTTGGTGAAGATAATGTGTTCGTAAACACCCAAGGCTGGCCGACTGGTACATCGACTACGGCTAGCTGCACGGATGTCTGGAATGCCATTTTGCAAAGCTCGGCTCCAGTCGTAGCAGCGGCTGCCGCTACAGGCGTTGACTATGTGGCAAGCAGTGACGCTGCTGGCTGCCTCTACACTTACCAGTTGGATGGTCTCAACGACAGCATTCTCTATAACGCTGCCAACGGCACCGTTACCACCACGTTTACGCGTTAA
- a CDS encoding type II secretion system F family protein, with protein MSLFQFTGRDAQGGKVSGSRESGSMDSLASELLAEHITPLTIQLQAKQGGGDVLVALRALLRSKRVELQELIIFCRQMYSLSKAGVPIIRAIGGLGESNRNLYFREVLQAVRNDLESGMSMAVSLNAHPKVFGTLFVSMISVGENTGQLDQAFRQLSIYLELERETRKRIKQATRYPLFVLSAMMVGLTVINLFVIPAFAKVFAQFHAQLPLPTRILIGTSEFFQQYWWLLGMVVTGVIVAFIKWSETEAGALRWDRIKLRLPIVGGLFERIALARFTRTFAMMYRAGVPLLQTLSINSASVGNRYIGQAILSMREGVERGEALTSSAAASGLFTPLVLQMMAVGEETGALDDLFIEVADFYEQEVDYDLKQLADAIEPILIVAMGGMVLVLALGVFLPMWELSSAAKGGG; from the coding sequence GTGAGCCTGTTTCAATTTACCGGGCGCGACGCCCAGGGCGGCAAGGTCAGTGGCAGCCGCGAAAGTGGCTCGATGGACAGTTTGGCCAGCGAATTGTTGGCCGAGCACATCACTCCGCTGACCATTCAGCTGCAGGCCAAGCAGGGCGGCGGCGATGTGCTGGTGGCGCTCCGCGCGCTGCTGCGCAGTAAGCGCGTCGAACTGCAAGAGCTGATTATTTTCTGCCGGCAGATGTACAGCCTGAGCAAGGCCGGGGTGCCGATCATTCGCGCCATCGGCGGTTTGGGCGAGTCCAACCGCAACCTGTATTTTCGCGAGGTATTGCAGGCGGTGCGCAACGACCTGGAAAGCGGCATGAGCATGGCGGTGTCGCTGAATGCCCATCCCAAGGTCTTCGGCACCCTGTTTGTGAGCATGATCAGCGTCGGCGAAAACACCGGCCAGCTCGACCAGGCGTTCCGCCAGCTGTCCATCTATCTGGAGCTGGAGCGCGAAACCCGCAAGCGCATCAAGCAAGCCACCCGTTATCCGCTGTTCGTGCTCAGCGCCATGATGGTGGGATTGACGGTGATCAACCTGTTCGTGATTCCGGCCTTCGCCAAGGTGTTCGCGCAGTTTCATGCGCAGCTGCCGTTGCCGACGCGGATTCTGATTGGCACTTCGGAGTTTTTCCAACAGTATTGGTGGCTTCTTGGTATGGTGGTGACTGGTGTCATCGTGGCCTTTATCAAATGGAGCGAAACGGAGGCCGGCGCGCTGCGCTGGGACCGTATTAAGCTGCGCCTACCGATTGTCGGCGGGCTATTCGAGCGCATCGCCCTGGCCCGCTTCACCCGCACCTTCGCGATGATGTACCGGGCCGGCGTGCCGTTGCTGCAGACCCTCTCGATCAACAGCGCGAGCGTTGGCAACCGCTACATCGGCCAGGCTATTTTGAGTATGCGCGAGGGCGTGGAACGCGGCGAAGCGCTGACCAGCAGCGCCGCCGCCAGCGGCCTGTTCACCCCGCTGGTGCTGCAAATGATGGCCGTCGGCGAAGAAACCGGCGCCCTGGATGACTTGTTTATCGAGGTGGCGGATTTCTACGAGCAAGAGGTGGACTACGACCTCAAGCAACTGGCCGACGCCATCGAACCGATTCTGATCGTCGCCATGGGCGGCATGGTGCTGGTGCTGGCGCTGGGCGTATTTCTACCCATGTGGGAGTTGTCTTCGGCGGCCAAGGGCGGTGGGTAG
- a CDS encoding GspE/PulE family protein, translating into MTPQDIRQNKLRLGDLLVKAGLVSDAQLQLALQAQKRNGAKLGHSLIELGFVDELQLLTALSEQLHIPFVELKHFRFDNELVQSLPEAVARRFRVVLLAREGGGVLVGMSDPLDLFALDEVERLLKTRVLPAVVREAELLLALDTMYRRTGQIASLAGELEGELKDSDFDLSKLGTDNNNDAPVVRLLQTLFEDAVQMKASDIHIEPDEGLVRIRQRIDGVLNEQVMKEARIASALVMRLKIMSGLDISEKRLPQDGRFNIRVKNHAIDVRVSTMPVQFGESVVMRLLDQSNSVANLDASGMPAEMLVRFRRLLQRPFGLVLVTGPTGSGKTTTLYAGLAELNSPEKKIITVEDPVEYRMPRINQVQVNAKIDLSFSRVLRAALRQDPDIVLIGEIRDQETAEIGLRAAMTGHLVLSTLHTNDALTSAMRLIDMGAEAFLVAAALNAVLAQRLVRRVCESCMQEHTPEPRQLLWLETLYGASLDGRTFKRGSGCHHCHNSGYAGRVGVFELLELDAAMIAALRHNDPQGFADAAKVSVGYRPLAACALDYALAGVTSIEEVLKVCATLSDEGLA; encoded by the coding sequence ATGACCCCGCAAGACATCCGCCAAAACAAGCTGCGCTTGGGCGATCTGCTGGTTAAGGCCGGACTGGTCAGCGACGCTCAGCTGCAACTGGCCCTACAGGCGCAAAAACGTAACGGCGCCAAGCTGGGCCACAGCCTGATTGAGCTGGGCTTTGTCGACGAATTACAGTTGCTCACGGCCTTGTCCGAGCAGTTGCATATTCCGTTTGTCGAACTCAAGCATTTTCGCTTCGACAATGAGCTGGTGCAGAGCCTGCCCGAAGCCGTGGCCCGGCGCTTTCGCGTGGTGCTGCTGGCCCGCGAAGGCGGCGGTGTGCTGGTCGGCATGTCCGATCCCCTCGACCTGTTTGCGCTGGATGAAGTCGAGCGCTTGCTGAAAACCCGGGTACTGCCGGCGGTGGTGCGCGAAGCCGAACTGCTGCTCGCGCTGGACACCATGTACCGGCGTACCGGCCAGATCGCCTCGCTGGCTGGCGAGCTGGAAGGCGAACTCAAAGACAGCGACTTCGACCTGTCCAAGCTGGGCACCGACAACAATAACGACGCGCCGGTAGTGCGCCTGCTGCAAACGCTGTTCGAAGATGCGGTGCAGATGAAGGCCTCGGACATTCATATCGAGCCCGACGAAGGCCTGGTGCGTATTCGCCAGCGTATCGATGGGGTGCTCAACGAACAGGTCATGAAGGAAGCGCGGATCGCCTCGGCGCTGGTCATGCGGCTGAAAATCATGTCCGGCCTGGATATTTCCGAGAAACGTCTGCCCCAGGACGGCCGTTTCAATATTCGGGTGAAAAATCACGCTATCGATGTGCGGGTCTCGACCATGCCCGTGCAATTCGGCGAGTCGGTGGTGATGCGCCTGCTCGACCAGAGCAACTCGGTGGCCAACCTCGACGCCAGCGGCATGCCGGCCGAGATGCTGGTGCGCTTTCGCCGCCTGCTGCAGCGGCCCTTCGGCCTGGTGCTGGTGACCGGCCCGACCGGTTCGGGCAAGACCACCACGCTGTACGCCGGCCTGGCTGAACTGAATAGCCCGGAAAAGAAAATCATCACCGTGGAAGACCCGGTGGAATACCGCATGCCACGCATTAATCAGGTGCAGGTGAATGCCAAGATCGACCTGAGCTTTTCCCGGGTGCTGCGCGCCGCCTTGCGCCAAGACCCGGACATCGTGCTGATCGGCGAAATCCGCGACCAGGAAACCGCCGAGATTGGCCTGCGTGCGGCGATGACCGGCCACTTGGTGCTTTCGACCCTGCACACCAACGACGCGCTGACCTCGGCCATGCGCCTGATCGACATGGGCGCCGAGGCGTTTCTGGTGGCCGCTGCGCTGAACGCTGTGCTGGCCCAGCGGCTGGTGCGGCGGGTCTGCGAAAGCTGCATGCAGGAGCACACGCCCGAGCCGCGCCAACTGCTCTGGCTGGAGACCCTGTACGGCGCCTCGCTGGACGGGCGCACCTTCAAGCGCGGCTCGGGCTGCCACCATTGTCACAACAGCGGCTACGCCGGCCGGGTCGGGGTGTTTGAGTTGCTGGAATTGGACGCCGCGATGATCGCCGCGTTGCGCCACAACGACCCGCAAGGCTTCGCCGACGCCGCCAAAGTCAGCGTCGGCTACCGACCGCTGGCGGCCTGCGCGCTGGATTACGCGCTGGCCGGCGTGACCAGCATCGAGGAAGTACTAAAAGTCTGCGCAACCCTGAGCGACGAGGGGCTGGCGTGA
- a CDS encoding tetratricopeptide repeat protein encodes MSLVNDMLRDLEARRAAPTERLQLDGLHAVDETAVARRTQRRRGLIGLALLLLIGLGLWLLLARPDLSAPTPTVPDPTLAVPGAESALVSSAAAPLAQSGLAADAPMLQPAQLLEVLPQHDGRGLILQLLLDRAVSYQRREENGTVSLYLPNVQLNGQLASDAHGRLQRGGRSLSWRVEAQGQGVQVLLVGLGDDLQVRDRLESAGTRWLLWIEVPIGSPALADGTNEYPNEYAHEDPYRDEAIDLNNLPVAEPATPRAAVQAQADKKAQALAELLGNANGRGPPQVSVAPSAPNALTQARQALQEGDYPRAIHVLEALQLTRKNDPEVSRWLARAYLAGGESARLLAWLPAHLAQRPRDSELRVLLARGQLQAGQAANAVATLQHYPPSLRQEPTYHALLAASYQQTGEWPQSAALYQQLIELQPQQSSWQLGLGIALEQLAQPAAAARHYRLAHQGPGLDEGARRFASERATALGARP; translated from the coding sequence ATGAGCCTGGTCAACGACATGCTACGCGACCTTGAAGCGCGCCGCGCCGCGCCCACCGAACGCTTGCAACTCGATGGTCTGCACGCCGTAGACGAAACCGCCGTGGCCCGCCGCACGCAGCGGCGCCGTGGCCTGATCGGGCTGGCGCTGCTGTTGCTGATCGGCCTGGGGCTGTGGTTGCTGCTCGCGCGCCCGGACTTGAGTGCGCCGACGCCGACCGTGCCAGACCCGACGCTGGCCGTGCCGGGCGCTGAGTCAGCGCTTGTCTCATCGGCCGCCGCGCCACTTGCCCAGTCCGGGCTGGCGGCGGATGCGCCAATGCTGCAACCTGCCCAGCTGCTGGAAGTGTTGCCGCAGCACGATGGCCGTGGGCTGATTCTGCAACTGCTGCTGGACCGCGCGGTGTCCTACCAGCGCCGCGAGGAAAACGGCACGGTTAGCCTGTATTTGCCGAACGTGCAGTTGAACGGGCAACTGGCCAGTGATGCGCATGGCCGCTTGCAGCGCGGCGGCCGCAGCCTGTCCTGGCGCGTTGAAGCCCAGGGCCAAGGCGTGCAAGTGCTGCTGGTCGGGCTGGGCGATGACCTACAGGTGCGTGACCGGCTGGAATCGGCGGGCACCCGATGGCTGCTGTGGATCGAAGTGCCCATCGGCTCGCCGGCGCTGGCCGACGGGACGAATGAATACCCAAACGAATACGCGCATGAAGACCCATACCGGGACGAGGCAATAGACCTCAATAATCTGCCCGTAGCCGAACCGGCAACTCCACGCGCGGCGGTTCAGGCGCAGGCCGATAAAAAAGCTCAGGCGCTGGCCGAACTGCTCGGCAACGCGAATGGTCGCGGCCCGCCGCAGGTGAGCGTCGCGCCCTCGGCGCCGAATGCCCTGACGCAGGCGCGTCAGGCGCTGCAGGAGGGTGATTATCCACGCGCCATCCACGTACTGGAGGCGCTGCAACTGACTCGTAAAAACGATCCCGAGGTGTCGCGCTGGCTGGCCCGTGCGTACCTGGCCGGCGGTGAATCAGCGCGGCTGCTGGCCTGGTTGCCGGCGCACCTGGCGCAGCGGCCCCGGGACAGCGAGCTGCGCGTGCTGCTGGCGCGCGGGCAACTGCAGGCCGGTCAGGCCGCGAACGCGGTGGCCACGCTGCAACACTACCCGCCAAGCCTGCGCCAAGAACCGACTTACCACGCGCTGCTGGCAGCCAGTTACCAACAAACCGGCGAGTGGCCGCAAAGCGCTGCGTTGTATCAACAGCTAATCGAACTGCAGCCCCAGCAGAGCAGCTGGCAGCTGGGCTTGGGCATCGCCCTGGAACAACTGGCGCAACCGGCTGCCGCCGCCCGACATTACCGCCTGGCCCACCAGGGACCAGGTCTGGACGAAGGCGCCCGGCGCTTCGCCAGCGAACGCGCGACAGCGCTAGGAGCGCGTCCATGA
- a CDS encoding ExeA family protein: MYQTFFGLREKPFALTPNTEFLVQLAPYQACLNLLCVALGEGEGFIKVTGEVGTGKTLLCRTLLKQLDATQYQLAYLPNPDMCPTALRQALARELHIEAVEDLDSQGVLEALHRRLIELAAAGKSTVLLIDEAQALPTATLEALRLLTNLETERSKLLQVVLFGQPELDVTLARREFRQLRQRITFAYRLRPLDRLEATRYLSERLAVAGYRGDPLFSPAAVRGLLRGSGGIARLLNILAHKALMAAYGEGRRQVTAGHVRCAQRDTEGAQGGASRGVWLGWSLAAGGVLLGLSGWLLSQSQAVGSWLAPYWAWLA; encoded by the coding sequence ATGTATCAAACGTTCTTCGGCCTGCGCGAGAAACCCTTCGCGCTGACCCCCAATACCGAATTTCTGGTCCAGTTGGCGCCGTATCAGGCCTGCCTCAACCTATTGTGCGTAGCGCTGGGCGAAGGTGAAGGCTTTATCAAAGTCACCGGCGAAGTCGGCACCGGCAAAACCCTGCTCTGTCGCACCTTGCTCAAACAGCTGGACGCCACGCAGTACCAGTTGGCCTATCTGCCTAACCCAGACATGTGCCCAACTGCGCTGCGTCAGGCGCTGGCCCGTGAGCTGCATATCGAGGCCGTCGAAGACCTCGACAGCCAGGGCGTGCTGGAAGCCTTGCACCGCCGGTTGATCGAGCTGGCGGCAGCCGGCAAAAGCACCGTGCTGCTGATCGACGAGGCGCAGGCGCTGCCTACTGCCACCCTGGAAGCCCTGCGCCTGCTCACCAACCTGGAAACCGAGCGGAGCAAATTGCTGCAAGTGGTGCTGTTCGGCCAGCCGGAACTGGATGTCACCCTGGCCCGCCGCGAATTTCGCCAGCTGCGCCAACGCATCACCTTTGCCTACCGCCTGCGCCCCCTGGATAGGCTGGAAGCCACCCGCTACCTGAGCGAGCGCCTGGCCGTGGCCGGTTACCGTGGCGACCCGCTGTTCAGCCCGGCGGCAGTGCGGGGCTTGCTGCGCGGCAGTGGCGGCATCGCCCGGTTGCTGAATATTCTTGCGCACAAGGCGCTGATGGCCGCTTACGGGGAAGGCCGGCGCCAAGTCACGGCCGGCCATGTACGCTGCGCCCAGCGCGATACCGAAGGCGCGCAAGGCGGTGCGTCGCGCGGTGTCTGGCTGGGCTGGAGTCTGGCCGCGGGTGGCGTGCTGCTGGGGCTGAGTGGCTGGCTGCTGAGCCAGTCGCAGGCCGTCGGGTCTTGGCTGGCGCCGTACTGGGCGTGGCTGGCATGA
- a CDS encoding pilus (MSHA type) biogenesis protein MshL: protein MLKFRLSLLGLSALLSACQTFPDGEQQLYEQSNQLLEESLQQAAARVTPPPAVQAALIPPLGLDGAQRGGPRFDVAANNLPARDFFLSLMEGAGENLVVHPDVTGNITFSLRRVTLVEALAAVRDSYGYDFRRTSYGYQILPNQAITRSYNLNYLNLQRIGRSDTRVSSGQVEGSGSNSSSNNSSKNSDGGQSNTLNASLVTTSSDVDLWHEVREVVAMMVGDEEGNSVVVNPQASLLVVRAKSADQENVARFLEQAQSNLQRQVILETKILEVQLSAGFQAGIQWDDLGGDVISSSLAGAALSGPVGIGGVFRGVLSLGSFNGLIRLLGTQGQVRVLSSPRISTLNNQKAVIKVGTDEFFVTDVSSSGSTSTVAGVTEPTQDVTLTPFFSGISLDVTPQIDQNDMVTLHVRPTVSRVVDQNKVISLGEGKDLNLPLALSTTRQSDSIVRARSGQVVVIGGLLQNSNENNDAQIPWASNLPIIGNLFNLFKQQRKTLLKSELVILLRPQVVSDDVWLNELRKSADTFRELR from the coding sequence ATGCTGAAGTTTCGTCTCAGCCTGCTGGGCTTGAGCGCCCTGCTAAGTGCTTGCCAAACCTTTCCGGATGGCGAGCAGCAGCTCTACGAACAGAGCAACCAATTGCTCGAAGAAAGCCTGCAGCAGGCCGCGGCCCGAGTCACGCCGCCGCCCGCGGTGCAAGCCGCGCTGATTCCGCCCTTGGGCCTGGATGGCGCTCAGCGTGGCGGCCCACGTTTCGATGTGGCCGCCAACAACCTGCCGGCGCGCGACTTCTTTTTGAGCCTCATGGAAGGCGCCGGCGAAAACCTGGTGGTGCATCCGGACGTGACAGGGAACATCACCTTCAGCCTGCGTCGGGTCACCCTGGTAGAAGCGCTGGCGGCCGTGCGCGACAGCTATGGCTATGATTTTCGGCGCACCAGCTATGGCTATCAGATTCTGCCTAATCAGGCGATTACCCGCAGTTACAACCTCAACTACCTGAATTTGCAGCGCATCGGCCGGTCCGACACTCGGGTCAGCTCGGGCCAGGTGGAGGGCAGCGGTAGCAACAGCAGCAGCAACAACAGCAGCAAAAATAGCGACGGCGGCCAGTCGAACACCCTCAATGCCAGTCTGGTGACCACCTCCAGCGACGTCGATCTCTGGCACGAGGTACGCGAGGTGGTGGCCATGATGGTCGGCGACGAGGAAGGTAACAGCGTGGTGGTCAATCCTCAGGCCAGCCTGCTGGTGGTGCGCGCCAAGAGCGCCGACCAGGAGAACGTCGCGCGTTTTCTCGAGCAGGCCCAGAGCAATCTGCAGCGTCAGGTGATTCTGGAAACCAAGATTCTTGAGGTGCAGTTGTCAGCCGGTTTTCAGGCCGGCATCCAATGGGACGATTTGGGCGGCGATGTCATCAGTAGCAGCTTGGCGGGTGCGGCCTTGAGCGGCCCGGTCGGAATCGGCGGGGTGTTCAGAGGGGTCCTGAGCCTGGGCAGCTTCAACGGCCTGATCCGGTTGTTGGGAACCCAGGGCCAGGTGCGGGTGCTGTCCAGCCCGCGAATTTCCACCCTGAATAACCAGAAGGCGGTGATCAAGGTCGGCACCGACGAATTCTTCGTCACCGATGTGTCGTCCAGCGGCAGCACCAGCACCGTCGCCGGCGTCACCGAGCCGACCCAGGACGTGACCCTGACGCCGTTCTTCTCCGGTATTTCGCTGGATGTCACGCCGCAGATCGACCAGAACGACATGGTCACCCTGCATGTGCGCCCGACGGTGAGCCGCGTGGTCGACCAGAACAAGGTGATCAGCCTGGGCGAAGGCAAGGATTTGAACCTGCCGCTGGCACTGTCCACCACCCGCCAATCCGACTCCATCGTGCGTGCGCGCAGTGGCCAGGTGGTGGTGATCGGCGGGCTGCTGCAAAACAGCAACGAAAACAACGACGCGCAAATTCCCTGGGCCAGCAACCTGCCAATCATCGGCAACCTGTTTAACCTGTTTAAACAGCAGCGCAAAACGTTGCTGAAAAGCGAGTTGGTCATTCTGCTGCGCCCGCAAGTGGTCAGCGATGACGTGTGGCTAAACGAGTTGCGCAAGAGCGCAGATACCTTCAGAGAACTCAGGTAA
- the gspM gene encoding type II secretion system protein GspM encodes MSSPIKQLQQRWQAFAPREQWLAYGVGVVLVGLLYMQLLADPWALRLDQQKSAYSSVEARSAQNTDALAELAAALAADPNLSYNNALSLAAASHAQLLEQIDQHTRELVSPQQMRALLTDLLHAQPGLQLVSLENFSEAVQLPPTPVAEGTPTNPATSPGSPVPAAAPASEVSLYQHGMRLKLEGNYFDLLRYLQTIQNTAWKLNWESLHYQVGEAGPGKAQISLQLYTLSRHAESLGA; translated from the coding sequence ATGAGTAGCCCAATTAAGCAACTTCAGCAGCGCTGGCAGGCGTTCGCCCCGCGCGAGCAATGGCTGGCCTATGGGGTGGGGGTGGTGCTGGTCGGCCTGCTATATATGCAGCTGCTGGCTGATCCGTGGGCACTGCGGCTGGACCAGCAGAAAAGTGCCTACAGCAGCGTCGAAGCGCGCAGCGCGCAAAACACCGATGCGCTGGCCGAGTTAGCGGCCGCGCTCGCCGCAGACCCCAATCTGTCCTACAACAACGCCTTGTCGCTGGCCGCGGCCAGCCACGCGCAGCTGCTTGAGCAGATTGACCAACACACGCGCGAACTGGTCAGCCCGCAACAAATGCGCGCCCTACTCACCGACCTGCTGCATGCGCAACCGGGTTTGCAGCTAGTCAGCCTGGAAAACTTCAGTGAAGCGGTGCAGTTGCCGCCGACGCCGGTGGCCGAGGGCACGCCGACCAACCCGGCAACGTCACCAGGGTCGCCAGTGCCGGCCGCCGCGCCTGCCAGCGAGGTCAGCCTGTATCAGCATGGCATGCGCCTGAAGCTGGAAGGCAATTACTTCGACCTGCTGCGCTACCTGCAAACCATCCAGAACACCGCGTGGAAACTGAACTGGGAGAGCCTGCATTATCAGGTCGGCGAAGCCGGTCCCGGCAAGGCGCAGATCAGCTTGCAGTTGTATACCTTAAGTCGTCATGCGGAGTCGCTCGGTGCCTAA
- a CDS encoding PilN domain-containing protein gives MQNLNLYQREKINRSGPQPKQMWLGLGALLLLCVLHGAWLNWQLQEGGQRLEQAERLAKVQRQQVEAAQANFVAPQLDARLPVQLARQEAQNQALQRLLRSLAVRAEQQRGGFVAPLAALAEQHPPNGLWLNDILLRGSDMRLQGFSQNPQLLPQYVQRLSQNAVFRGRLFSRLDITRDDDTHLLQFDLSSRPADQEGRQDE, from the coding sequence ATGCAAAATCTCAACCTGTATCAGCGTGAAAAAATTAACCGCAGCGGCCCGCAGCCCAAACAAATGTGGCTCGGGCTGGGCGCGCTGCTGCTGCTGTGCGTGTTGCATGGTGCCTGGCTGAATTGGCAGTTGCAGGAGGGCGGCCAGCGCCTGGAGCAGGCCGAGCGTCTGGCCAAGGTGCAAAGACAGCAAGTCGAAGCCGCCCAGGCGAACTTCGTTGCGCCGCAACTGGATGCCCGCCTGCCGGTGCAGTTGGCCCGCCAGGAGGCGCAAAACCAGGCGCTGCAACGCCTGCTCCGCTCGCTCGCGGTGCGCGCCGAGCAACAGCGCGGCGGGTTTGTCGCCCCGCTGGCGGCGCTGGCCGAGCAGCATCCGCCCAATGGCTTATGGCTGAACGACATCCTTCTGCGCGGCAGTGATATGCGCCTGCAGGGCTTTAGCCAGAATCCACAATTGCTGCCCCAGTATGTGCAGCGTTTAAGCCAGAACGCCGTGTTTCGGGGCCGCCTGTTCTCCCGTCTCGATATAACGCGCGACGACGACACTCACCTGCTGCAGTTTGATCTGTCCTCGCGGCCCGCCGATCAGGAGGGCCGCCAAGATGAGTAG
- a CDS encoding MSHA biogenesis protein MshI produces the protein MWPIRKKIAAVGLLGIEVGPEGIALARVVRMPGAAPRLLDCLFRKAAPAQQAAELKKLVAELGLAGMPVNLLLHPADYQMLLLDSPDVPAEELRDAMRWRVKELIAEPLEQMVIDAFVLPADAYRGRSRMAYCAALDKARMRGYSALIEQAGLKLSSIDVTEMAFRNLGLLFGAEGLNIALLRLRSSEGLICVQHGADLYMARRIEHGLERAQQDFSSVTLEIQRSLDYFESQLGKGYINRLLLLPMKRDADVTLQVLIDGLAVKLQMLDLRELFVEQPAAELEPSEQAYCMAAVGAALRQVVR, from the coding sequence GTGTGGCCCATAAGAAAAAAAATCGCAGCAGTAGGTTTGCTTGGTATCGAAGTCGGGCCCGAGGGCATTGCCCTGGCGCGCGTCGTACGAATGCCCGGAGCTGCACCGCGTCTACTCGATTGCCTATTTCGCAAGGCTGCCCCTGCGCAGCAAGCAGCTGAGCTGAAAAAGCTGGTCGCCGAGCTCGGCCTGGCCGGCATGCCGGTGAACCTGCTGCTGCATCCCGCCGACTATCAAATGTTGCTGCTCGACAGCCCCGACGTGCCCGCCGAAGAACTGCGCGATGCCATGCGCTGGCGGGTCAAGGAGCTGATCGCCGAACCTCTCGAACAGATGGTCATCGATGCCTTTGTGCTACCTGCCGATGCGTACCGTGGCCGCTCGCGCATGGCCTATTGCGCAGCTCTGGATAAAGCACGCATGCGCGGTTACAGCGCGCTGATCGAGCAGGCTGGGCTAAAATTGAGCAGTATCGACGTGACGGAAATGGCTTTCCGCAATCTCGGCCTGCTGTTTGGTGCCGAGGGGCTGAATATTGCGCTGCTGCGCCTGCGCTCCAGCGAGGGCTTGATCTGCGTGCAGCATGGCGCGGACCTGTATATGGCGCGCAGAATTGAGCACGGCCTGGAGAGGGCCCAACAGGATTTCTCTTCGGTCACCCTGGAGATCCAGCGCTCCCTCGATTATTTCGAGAGCCAGTTGGGCAAGGGCTATATCAATCGCCTGCTGCTGCTGCCCATGAAGCGTGATGCCGATGTGACGTTGCAGGTGTTGATCGACGGGCTGGCGGTCAAGCTGCAGATGCTCGATCTGCGTGAGCTGTTTGTCGAACAGCCGGCCGCCGAGCTGGAGCCGTCCGAGCAAGCCTACTGCATGGCTGCCGTTGGCGCGGCTCTGCGCCAGGTGGTGCGCTGA
- a CDS encoding ADP-ribosylglycohydrolase family protein has protein sequence MYAFHNKRGTRINALAGGWVADAASLGLHWLYDSLLASEGALDIRDCQRRFLAFFGPGGLWQGYIDNPTRVTLNNLNTIEQKAIEQAQSTTTAELTGEPKRVLVQKVLPYTRRLSGGQLAAPVRKAIGLTYQEPEIQKAGVHLARTIDRHLLPESGADDMQLPAVSKLPPLW, from the coding sequence ATGTACGCGTTTCACAATAAGCGCGGCACACGGATCAACGCCCTTGCCGGCGGCTGGGTCGCGGACGCAGCCAGCCTTGGTCTACACTGGTTGTACGACAGCCTGCTGGCCAGTGAAGGGGCTCTGGATATCCGCGATTGCCAGCGGCGCTTTCTCGCTTTCTTTGGCCCCGGCGGCCTCTGGCAGGGTTATATCGACAACCCGACCCGGGTCACTCTGAACAACCTGAACACCATCGAACAGAAAGCCATTGAGCAGGCGCAATCGACCACCACTGCCGAACTGACCGGTGAACCGAAGCGAGTGCTGGTGCAGAAGGTTTTGCCCTACACCCGGCGCCTGAGCGGCGGTCAACTGGCTGCTCCGGTCCGTAAGGCTATCGGCCTTACCTACCAGGAACCGGAGATACAGAAAGCAGGCGTTCACCTGGCCCGGACCATCGACCGTCACCTGCTGCCGGAAAGTGGCGCCGACGACATGCAACTGCCGGCAGTCTCCAAATTGCCGCCACTGTGGTGA